In one Thermosipho ferrireducens genomic region, the following are encoded:
- a CDS encoding type II toxin-antitoxin system Phd/YefM family antitoxin — translation MRQEQIFLSLAETKAKFSKIVEQAEGNDIVVTKNGKPVVVIMDYKKYQKILNFLDQIWDLYLLEIGDPSKFGEISVKDIFESIDNISEE, via the coding sequence ATGAGGCAAGAGCAAATATTTTTAAGTTTGGCAGAAACAAAGGCAAAGTTTTCTAAAATAGTTGAACAGGCAGAAGGAAATGATATTGTAGTAACAAAAAATGGGAAACCTGTGGTAGTGATAATGGATTATAAAAAATATCAAAAAATTCTAAATTTTCTGGATCAGATATGGGATTTGTATCTTCTGGAAATAGGAGATCCATCTAAATTTGGGGAAATTTCAGTGAAAGATATTTTTGAAAGTATAGATAATATTTCTGAAGAATAA
- a CDS encoding radical SAM protein produces the protein MAVGGIKGMIYRQAGKMINGFIRKADTKSFAKLLYTVGALSKEPAKSGLKKLGLMADEEHPMIKKWIEIFQKSNPKCTEKIINNLIVNEFAIGEPLRQKIMEKEKVVLPKLGVISPTYACNIECVGCYAGLYGRKYELSKEEVRSILKQGEELGLFFWVITGGEPFYWPYLFDILEEFDQHYFMIYSNGILITEEKAKRLAELGNATISISVEGFEETTDWRRGKGVFKAILNAWERLRKYGVPFGASVTATKVNHDTIMNDDFWNFLEEQGVGYVWIYQFMPVGMNPTMDLVPTPQQRYERFFKTEEMRLSGRFAFVADFWNHGFLTHGCLSSGAKYFHVNAKGYVEPCVFQQFAKDSIREKSLLEIFKSPFFEAYKKAIPFSNNLFRPCPIIDNPKMFRAMVKHFDAIPQHEGSERVINELAPELDKLAEEWKQYADKLWYEHGYVERYPVNRGIYNYETRMKRYANKEEALKVDKKLNV, from the coding sequence ATGGCAGTTGGTGGTATTAAAGGCATGATTTACAGACAAGCTGGCAAAATGATAAATGGTTTTATCAGAAAAGCAGATACAAAATCATTTGCAAAGCTTCTTTATACTGTTGGTGCTTTAAGCAAAGAACCTGCAAAAAGCGGGTTAAAGAAACTTGGATTAATGGCAGATGAGGAACATCCCATGATAAAAAAATGGATTGAAATCTTTCAGAAATCCAACCCAAAATGTACTGAGAAAATAATTAATAATTTAATTGTTAATGAATTTGCAATCGGTGAACCTTTGAGGCAAAAAATCATGGAAAAAGAAAAAGTTGTTCTTCCAAAACTCGGAGTTATAAGTCCTACATATGCCTGTAATATTGAATGTGTTGGTTGTTATGCAGGACTTTACGGTAGAAAATACGAACTTTCCAAAGAAGAAGTTAGAAGCATTTTAAAACAGGGAGAAGAACTTGGACTATTTTTCTGGGTTATAACAGGCGGAGAACCATTCTATTGGCCATACCTTTTTGACATCCTGGAGGAATTTGATCAACATTATTTCATGATTTACTCCAATGGAATCCTTATTACAGAAGAAAAAGCTAAAAGATTAGCAGAACTTGGAAATGCCACTATTTCAATATCTGTAGAAGGATTTGAAGAAACCACCGATTGGAGAAGAGGAAAAGGTGTCTTTAAAGCAATATTAAACGCCTGGGAAAGATTAAGAAAATATGGTGTGCCTTTTGGGGCGAGTGTTACAGCTACAAAAGTGAATCATGATACTATAATGAATGATGACTTCTGGAACTTCCTTGAAGAACAGGGTGTTGGATATGTCTGGATTTATCAATTCATGCCAGTTGGTATGAATCCAACCATGGATCTCGTACCTACACCGCAACAAAGATATGAAAGATTCTTCAAAACAGAAGAAATGAGACTTAGCGGACGATTTGCTTTTGTCGCAGATTTCTGGAATCATGGTTTCTTAACGCACGGTTGTTTATCTTCAGGAGCTAAATACTTCCATGTGAACGCCAAAGGTTACGTTGAACCATGCGTATTCCAGCAGTTTGCAAAAGATAGTATCAGAGAAAAGAGCCTGCTGGAAATATTTAAATCTCCTTTCTTTGAAGCATACAAAAAGGCTATACCATTCTCAAACAATCTCTTCAGACCGTGCCCAATTATAGATAATCCAAAAATGTTCAGAGCTATGGTGAAACATTTTGATGCTATTCCACAGCATGAAGGTTCCGAAAGAGTTATCAATGAACTTGCTCCAGAACTTGACAAATTAGCTGAAGAGTGGAAACAGTATGCAGACAAACTCTGGTACGAGCACGGATATGTTGAAAGATATCCTGTTAACAGAGGTATATACAATTACGAAACACGTATGAAGAGATATGCAAATAAAGAAGAAGCTTTAAAAGTGGATAAAAAATTAAATGTTTAA
- a CDS encoding TetR/AcrR family transcriptional regulator, translated as MRKKSTKTRETILEAARVAFSQKGYDAVSMDEIAQIAGVRKSLIYYYFPSKEILFEEVWVTSIDSLEKELFSETENENIYSRKIKNFLKKYIDFITSKKAISELIRKEKTKVFDEENWQTAKMRYVQFLDKIETLIREGKKQAYIREEIDPKAATEMIASVDSMPRKSLLKTVEEMLLKVLLKDTS; from the coding sequence GTGAGAAAGAAATCAACGAAAACGCGAGAAACAATCCTTGAGGCAGCTCGTGTCGCTTTTTCTCAAAAAGGATATGATGCGGTTAGTATGGACGAGATAGCACAGATTGCTGGTGTGCGAAAATCTTTGATATACTATTATTTTCCCAGTAAAGAAATTTTATTCGAAGAAGTGTGGGTTACATCCATAGATAGTTTAGAAAAAGAATTGTTTTCCGAAACTGAAAACGAAAATATATATTCCAGAAAAATAAAAAACTTTCTAAAAAAATATATAGATTTTATAACAAGTAAAAAAGCAATCTCAGAACTTATAAGAAAAGAAAAAACAAAAGTTTTTGATGAAGAAAACTGGCAAACCGCAAAAATGAGATATGTTCAATTCCTCGACAAAATAGAGACGCTCATAAGAGAAGGGAAAAAACAGGCTTATATTAGAGAAGAAATTGATCCAAAAGCTGCAACTGAAATGATAGCAAGCGTAGATTCAATGCCAAGAAAAAGTCTTTTAAAGACCGTTGAAGAAATGCTACTTAAAGTATTACTTAAAGATACATCGTAG
- the rpmE gene encoding 50S ribosomal protein L31 encodes MKKGIHPEVKLITVKCACGAEHKFYSSRENIRIDVCSSCHPFYKGSGGAGLIVDTEGRIEKFRKKYNLEQ; translated from the coding sequence TTGAAAAAGGGTATACACCCAGAAGTTAAACTTATCACTGTAAAATGCGCCTGTGGTGCGGAACACAAGTTTTACAGTTCAAGAGAAAATATTAGAATTGATGTATGTTCGAGCTGTCATCCATTCTATAAGGGTAGCGGTGGCGCTGGACTTATTGTAGATACTGAAGGAAGGATTGAAAAGTTCAGAAAGAAATATAACCTTGAGCAGTAA
- a CDS encoding S1 RNA-binding domain-containing protein: MEVGQVVKGKVVEILKFGANVELEDGEKAFIHISKIAPTYVKKVEDHLSIGQEIEGKILGKTRDGKWELSLKENSQEEGKGEQKKSNSDFEKKLAKFMRDSDRKMSEYRKRLDKKRGKKRR, from the coding sequence ATGGAAGTTGGGCAAGTTGTTAAAGGTAAAGTAGTGGAAATACTAAAATTCGGAGCAAACGTAGAACTCGAGGATGGAGAAAAAGCATTTATTCATATTTCAAAAATTGCACCTACTTATGTTAAGAAAGTCGAAGATCACCTTTCTATAGGACAGGAAATCGAGGGAAAAATTCTTGGAAAAACCAGGGATGGAAAATGGGAGCTTTCATTAAAGGAAAATTCACAAGAGGAGGGAAAGGGAGAACAAAAAAAATCAAACTCCGATTTTGAAAAGAAACTTGCAAAATTTATGAGAGATAGTGATAGAAAAATGTCAGAATATAGAAAAAGACTTGATAAAAAAAGAGGAAAGAAGCGAAGATAA
- the nuoF gene encoding NADH-quinone oxidoreductase subunit NuoF, giving the protein MKPTTVLVSVDSNSILIGAKHFANVLKDLTREHNLGSIVDVLETGSMGNYNGVIIAILPDDVYYLVKTEEEVRRIFEEHILKGRKVHSLAIDKEKIPNAYISEKKEETKIVTRNIGEIDPKNIEEYIARDGYFALAKALKMKPEEIIEEIKESGLRGRGGAGFPTGLKWEFTAKSEASQKYVVCNADEGEPGTYKDRLIMEGDPHSVVEAMIIAGYAIGATKGYIYIRGEYYGSVENIRKAISDAYEYGFLGDNILGSGFSFDLSIRLGAGAYVCGEETALLESIEGHAGRPRLKPPYPPQSGLFGKPTVINNVETLANVPQIILNGAKWFKSFGTESSPGTKVFCFAGNIAKRGIVELPMGVTVKELVYNYGGGIAGGRKLKMIQTGGLAGTFIKPEQADTPLDYDSYKNYGVSLGSGVILGIDDRSCVVDIALNVMRFFRHESCGKCTACREGTRAAVTILEKMSRFEATLKDLDLLKNIAKLAADASFCGLGQSFPIPLLSLIENFEEEFIAHIEEHRCAAGLCKKVEKKKKKSTKVF; this is encoded by the coding sequence ATGAAGCCAACAACTGTCCTTGTTTCTGTTGATAGTAATAGTATTCTTATCGGTGCAAAACACTTTGCGAATGTTTTAAAAGATTTGACAAGAGAGCATAATTTAGGCAGTATAGTTGATGTTCTTGAAACTGGTTCTATGGGTAATTATAATGGAGTTATTATTGCTATTCTTCCAGATGATGTTTATTATCTTGTTAAAACTGAAGAAGAGGTAAGAAGAATATTTGAAGAACATATATTAAAGGGAAGAAAGGTACATAGTCTTGCGATAGATAAAGAGAAAATTCCAAATGCGTATATTTCAGAAAAGAAAGAAGAAACTAAAATAGTAACAAGAAATATTGGGGAAATTGATCCTAAGAACATAGAAGAGTATATAGCAAGAGATGGTTATTTCGCACTTGCTAAAGCACTTAAGATGAAACCAGAGGAAATAATAGAAGAAATAAAAGAAAGTGGCTTGAGAGGACGAGGTGGAGCAGGTTTTCCAACAGGTTTGAAATGGGAATTTACGGCAAAGTCAGAAGCATCTCAAAAATATGTTGTTTGTAATGCAGATGAGGGAGAACCTGGAACTTATAAAGATAGGTTGATAATGGAAGGTGATCCTCATTCTGTTGTTGAAGCAATGATTATAGCGGGGTACGCCATAGGAGCTACCAAAGGATACATTTATATAAGAGGAGAGTATTATGGATCAGTTGAAAATATTAGAAAAGCGATAAGCGATGCCTATGAATATGGATTTTTAGGTGACAATATCCTTGGAAGTGGATTTTCGTTTGATCTTTCAATTCGTTTAGGGGCAGGAGCATACGTTTGTGGAGAAGAAACAGCACTTCTTGAATCTATAGAAGGGCATGCAGGACGTCCCAGACTTAAACCTCCATACCCACCTCAGAGTGGTCTTTTTGGGAAGCCAACAGTAATAAATAATGTTGAAACTCTGGCAAATGTTCCACAAATAATTCTCAATGGTGCTAAATGGTTTAAATCATTTGGCACGGAAAGTTCACCTGGCACGAAAGTTTTCTGTTTTGCGGGTAATATTGCAAAAAGAGGAATAGTAGAACTTCCTATGGGTGTTACTGTGAAAGAACTTGTTTATAATTATGGCGGTGGCATTGCTGGTGGAAGAAAATTAAAAATGATTCAGACTGGAGGTCTTGCTGGAACGTTTATAAAACCAGAACAGGCAGATACTCCACTTGACTATGACTCTTATAAAAATTATGGTGTGAGTCTTGGCTCAGGAGTAATTTTAGGAATTGATGATCGTTCATGTGTTGTTGATATAGCATTGAACGTTATGAGATTTTTCAGGCACGAATCCTGCGGGAAATGTACAGCCTGTCGTGAAGGTACTCGAGCAGCTGTAACTATTCTTGAAAAAATGAGCAGATTTGAAGCAACATTAAAAGATTTAGATTTATTAAAAAATATAGCAAAATTAGCTGCTGATGCCTCTTTCTGTGGACTTGGACAAAGTTTTCCAATACCATTACTTTCTTTAATTGAAAATTTTGAAGAGGAATTTATAGCACATATAGAAGAGCATCGTTGCGCGGCAGGTTTGTGTAAGAAAGTGGAGAAAAAAAAGAAAAAAAGTACAAAGGTATTTTAA
- a CDS encoding NADH-quinone oxidoreductase subunit NuoE family protein, with amino-acid sequence MLTKEDVKKIVNEAKTEALEEQDLLIYTLHKIQDHYNENYIPPEVAEWVGEELNVTPAKVYEVLTFYTMFSTKPRGKYVIRVCTSLPCHVAGGREIINALKDELKIDWNQTTKDGLFTLEETGCLGLCGVAPVIMINKDFYGDLTPEKVREIIRELRRGDSE; translated from the coding sequence ATGCTTACAAAGGAAGATGTAAAGAAAATAGTTAATGAAGCAAAAACTGAGGCACTTGAGGAACAGGATTTATTAATATATACTTTGCATAAGATTCAGGACCATTACAATGAGAATTACATTCCTCCTGAAGTAGCTGAATGGGTAGGAGAAGAATTGAATGTAACACCAGCCAAAGTTTATGAGGTACTTACATTTTACACTATGTTTTCAACAAAGCCACGTGGAAAATATGTGATCAGGGTATGTACAAGTCTTCCGTGCCATGTTGCTGGTGGAAGAGAAATAATTAATGCTCTTAAAGATGAATTGAAAATTGATTGGAATCAAACGACGAAAGATGGTTTATTTACTCTTGAAGAAACGGGTTGTTTGGGACTCTGTGGAGTTGCTCCTGTAATAATGATAAATAAAGATTTTTATGGAGATCTTACCCCCGAAAAAGTTAGAGAAATCATAAGAGAGCTTAGAAGGGGGGATTCAGAATGA
- the nuoF gene encoding NADH-quinone oxidoreductase subunit NuoF translates to MPLTTNTILICAGGACVSAGEESVKDALERKLKEYNLQDIVKIVETGCMGACSLGPIMVIYPEGVYYQKLTPEVAEKIVEEHILKGRIVKSHLYKGEKGEVIPQPQEEVAFFSRQVKIATRNVGVINPLDIDEYIARDGYFALHKALKEMTPEEVIQVIKDSGLRGRGGAGFPTGLKWEFARKSPGDKKYMICNADEGDPGAFMDRSILEGDPHSIIEAMTIAGYAIGAQKGFVYVRAEYPIAIERLTEALKQAREYGFLGENILGTDFSFDIEIRIGAGAFVCGEETALMHSIEGKRGQPRVKPPFPAQKGLWGNPSNINNVETLSCVPPIIFHGPQWFKQWGTEKSPGTKVFALAGKVKNTGLVEVPMGITLRELIYEIGGGSPTGKKIKAVQTGGPSGGVIPAEYFDTPVDFESLTSLGAIIGSGGMIVLDEDDCMVDVAKFFLEFTVDESCGKCTPCREGTKKMYEILDKITNGEGTEEDLETLEQLAYIIKDSSLCGLGQTAPNPVLSTLKYYREEYLAHVREGKCPAKKCKELISYVIDPEKCVGCTACARVCPVSCISGEVRKVHTIDQEACIRCGSCIEVCRFGAISKVTPAVSVEVEE, encoded by the coding sequence ATGCCCCTTACTACTAATACTATTTTAATTTGTGCAGGAGGCGCCTGTGTTTCTGCCGGGGAAGAAAGTGTGAAAGATGCCCTTGAAAGAAAATTAAAAGAATATAATCTTCAGGATATAGTTAAAATTGTTGAAACGGGATGTATGGGAGCATGTAGTTTGGGACCAATTATGGTTATCTATCCTGAGGGAGTTTATTATCAAAAGTTAACACCAGAGGTTGCTGAAAAAATTGTAGAAGAACATATTTTAAAGGGTCGAATTGTAAAGTCGCATCTTTACAAAGGTGAAAAGGGGGAAGTGATACCTCAACCACAGGAAGAGGTTGCTTTCTTTTCGAGGCAGGTAAAAATAGCTACGAGAAATGTTGGCGTTATTAATCCATTAGATATAGATGAGTATATAGCAAGGGACGGATACTTTGCACTTCATAAAGCTCTTAAAGAAATGACACCAGAAGAAGTTATTCAAGTAATAAAAGACAGTGGATTAAGAGGAAGAGGTGGTGCTGGATTTCCAACGGGCCTTAAGTGGGAATTCGCAAGAAAATCGCCAGGTGATAAGAAATATATGATTTGTAATGCCGATGAAGGAGATCCAGGTGCGTTTATGGATAGATCAATTCTTGAAGGAGATCCTCATTCAATTATCGAAGCTATGACTATAGCTGGTTATGCAATTGGTGCACAAAAAGGATTTGTTTATGTTAGAGCCGAATATCCAATAGCAATAGAGCGTTTAACAGAAGCTTTGAAACAGGCAAGGGAATACGGATTTTTGGGAGAAAATATTCTGGGAACAGATTTTTCATTTGATATAGAAATTAGAATAGGAGCAGGAGCATTTGTATGTGGTGAAGAAACTGCTCTTATGCATTCTATAGAGGGTAAAAGAGGACAGCCACGAGTTAAGCCACCATTTCCTGCCCAGAAAGGACTCTGGGGAAATCCGAGTAACATAAACAACGTGGAAACACTTTCGTGTGTTCCACCAATAATTTTTCACGGTCCTCAATGGTTTAAACAATGGGGAACGGAAAAGTCTCCTGGAACAAAGGTCTTTGCATTAGCAGGCAAGGTCAAAAACACCGGTCTTGTTGAAGTTCCCATGGGAATCACACTTAGAGAGTTGATTTATGAAATAGGTGGAGGTTCCCCAACAGGTAAAAAAATTAAGGCTGTGCAAACAGGTGGTCCAAGTGGAGGAGTTATTCCTGCTGAGTATTTTGACACCCCTGTTGATTTTGAATCACTGACGAGTTTAGGTGCGATTATTGGTTCTGGTGGAATGATAGTTCTTGATGAAGATGATTGTATGGTAGATGTTGCAAAATTTTTCCTGGAATTTACGGTAGATGAATCGTGTGGTAAATGTACACCCTGTAGAGAAGGTACAAAGAAAATGTATGAAATATTAGACAAAATAACAAATGGTGAAGGAACTGAAGAAGATCTTGAAACTCTGGAACAACTTGCATACATAATAAAAGACTCATCACTTTGTGGTCTTGGACAAACTGCTCCAAATCCGGTTTTATCTACATTGAAATATTACAGGGAAGAATACCTTGCACATGTGAGAGAAGGTAAGTGTCCAGCTAAAAAGTGTAAGGAATTAATAAGTTATGTTATAGATCCAGAAAAATGTGTGGGATGTACAGCTTGTGCAAGAGTTTGTCCTGTAAGTTGTATTTCTGGTGAGGTTAGAAAGGTGCATACCATTGATCAGGAAGCCTGTATAAGATGTGGTAGCTGTATAGAAGTATGTAGATTTGGAGCTATTAGTAAGGTAACTCCAGCAGTGAGTGTGGAAGTTGAAGAATGA
- a CDS encoding (2Fe-2S) ferredoxin domain-containing protein, whose translation MGKIKSLEELMKIKEEALKNVKMREAGKRGKIVVAMGTCGIAAGAKDTLKAVVETLDELNIDDIAVVQSGCMGLCEVEPTIEVALEGEEPIIYGRVTPENAKRIIKSHIVDGELVSDLIVKRGEV comes from the coding sequence ATGGGTAAAATAAAAAGTTTGGAAGAACTTATGAAAATTAAGGAGGAAGCTTTAAAAAATGTCAAAATGAGGGAAGCGGGTAAAAGAGGAAAAATAGTTGTGGCCATGGGAACTTGTGGAATCGCAGCAGGTGCGAAAGATACACTCAAAGCCGTTGTAGAAACACTTGATGAATTAAATATAGATGATATAGCTGTGGTTCAGTCAGGGTGTATGGGGCTTTGTGAGGTTGAACCAACCATTGAGGTTGCTCTTGAAGGAGAGGAGCCAATTATTTATGGACGCGTTACTCCTGAAAATGCAAAAAGAATTATAAAATCACACATCGTTGATGGAGAATTAGTAAGTGACTTAATAGTAAAAAGAGGAGAAGTTTAA
- a CDS encoding NADH-quinone oxidoreductase subunit NuoE family protein produces the protein MAVCEKHTGLYKQLDEYIESVKDKKGMLINVLHRAQELFGWLPQEVQDHIAKKLNIPVSTVYGVVTFYNFFSTKPKGKHQIKVCLGTACYVKGADRVMERFLNELGVEESEVTQNGLFSVHGVRCLGACSMAPVVLIGEKDFYGKVTPDMVPEILKKYNKEGE, from the coding sequence TTGGCGGTTTGTGAAAAGCACACGGGACTATACAAGCAACTTGATGAATACATAGAAAGTGTAAAAGATAAAAAAGGTATGTTAATTAATGTGCTTCATAGAGCACAGGAGCTTTTTGGCTGGCTTCCTCAGGAAGTACAGGACCATATCGCCAAAAAATTGAATATACCAGTCTCTACAGTTTATGGAGTTGTGACATTTTATAACTTTTTCTCAACCAAACCAAAAGGTAAACATCAAATTAAAGTATGTCTTGGTACGGCATGCTATGTAAAGGGTGCTGACCGTGTTATGGAGAGATTCCTCAATGAGCTTGGTGTGGAAGAAAGCGAAGTTACACAAAATGGATTATTTTCTGTCCATGGAGTCAGATGTCTTGGCGCATGTAGTATGGCTCCCGTTGTATTGATTGGCGAAAAAGATTTTTATGGAAAAGTTACTCCTGACATGGTACCTGAAATTTTGAAGAAATATAATAAGGAGGGGGAATAA
- a CDS encoding queuosine precursor transporter, with translation MSNEFLWVVLMVVNFVGILIFYRYAGKTGLYVWTAIATITANIQVVKTVQLFGFVATLGNIVYGTTFLVTDILSENYGKKEARKAVYIGFGSLISMTVIMQIAILFKPDASDFAQPALKTIFSIMPRIAIASLTAYWLSQLHDIWAYHLWKNKFPQTKFLWMRNNFSTMVSQFIDSLVFCFIAFWKVYPQNIFWSIFWTTYIFKWIVAAADTPFLYFAKKLHDSGKINELVVE, from the coding sequence GTGAGCAACGAGTTTCTCTGGGTTGTTTTAATGGTTGTGAACTTTGTGGGAATTCTTATTTTTTACAGATATGCGGGCAAAACCGGCTTGTATGTCTGGACGGCCATTGCTACGATTACTGCAAATATCCAGGTTGTAAAAACTGTTCAGCTTTTTGGGTTTGTAGCGACACTTGGTAACATTGTATATGGTACTACTTTCCTTGTGACCGATATTCTTTCAGAGAACTATGGAAAAAAGGAAGCTCGAAAGGCTGTATACATTGGCTTTGGAAGTCTTATTAGTATGACCGTTATTATGCAAATAGCAATTTTATTTAAGCCAGATGCCTCAGATTTTGCACAGCCAGCTTTAAAAACCATATTTTCTATAATGCCAAGAATTGCCATAGCGTCATTGACTGCCTATTGGCTTTCTCAGCTTCATGATATCTGGGCATATCATCTATGGAAAAATAAATTTCCTCAAACGAAATTTTTGTGGATGAGGAATAATTTTTCAACAATGGTCTCCCAATTTATAGATAGTCTGGTTTTCTGTTTCATTGCTTTCTGGAAGGTATACCCTCAAAATATATTCTGGAGTATTTTCTGGACAACATATATATTTAAATGGATTGTTGCAGCAGCGGATACACCATTTCTATATTTTGCAAAAAAGCTTCACGATAGCGGAAAGATCAATGAGCTGGTAGTTGAGTAA
- a CDS encoding DegV family protein — protein MAKTKIIVDSTSDIPPSWLEKYDIDMVALHVNWPDGTSEPDDTRKSEELKDFYQKLSLAEKLPKTSQPSIKQFQDVYMKALNDGYDSILVLTISSKMSGTVNSAKLAASEFDIPIEVVDTKMASSVVALMAKYARELSNEGLSVKEIAEKVMEKRFGGGFHAIFFVSDFNFLVKGGRVNRFTGFVGSLLKIRVGIYINNEGEMIPFEKARGAKKAYAMILNKMEEEGIKIGQDIGLIGVHCDNMEDIKEMVKLLEERYNVKYIDYANTGKVISTHVGIGMAGFGIEVL, from the coding sequence ATGGCAAAAACAAAAATAATAGTTGACAGTACCTCAGATATTCCACCCTCATGGCTCGAGAAATACGATATTGATATGGTAGCTCTTCATGTTAATTGGCCTGATGGGACAAGCGAACCAGATGATACAAGAAAATCAGAAGAGTTGAAAGATTTCTATCAAAAGCTGTCTCTTGCAGAGAAACTTCCAAAAACTTCACAACCTTCTATAAAGCAGTTTCAGGATGTGTATATGAAGGCTTTAAATGATGGTTATGATAGCATCTTGGTTTTAACGATTTCTTCGAAAATGTCTGGAACGGTTAATTCTGCAAAATTAGCAGCCAGCGAGTTTGATATACCAATTGAAGTGGTGGATACAAAGATGGCCTCTTCAGTAGTGGCTCTAATGGCCAAATATGCCAGAGAATTATCGAATGAGGGTCTAAGTGTGAAAGAAATAGCAGAAAAAGTTATGGAAAAACGATTTGGAGGAGGATTTCACGCTATATTTTTTGTTTCGGATTTTAACTTTCTGGTAAAAGGCGGAAGGGTGAACAGATTTACAGGATTTGTTGGAAGCTTACTTAAAATAAGGGTGGGAATTTATATTAATAATGAAGGAGAAATGATACCATTTGAGAAGGCAAGAGGAGCAAAAAAAGCTTATGCTATGATACTTAACAAAATGGAGGAAGAGGGCATAAAAATTGGTCAGGATATAGGATTAATAGGTGTGCATTGTGACAACATGGAAGATATAAAAGAAATGGTAAAACTTCTTGAAGAAAGGTATAACGTAAAGTATATAGATTATGCTAATACAGGAAAAGTAATATCCACTCATGTTGGAATTGGAATGGCGGGGTTTGGAATAGAAGTGTTGTAA